From the genome of Vicingaceae bacterium, one region includes:
- a CDS encoding fusion protein, with translation MKKPLVNPVIGENDPEFQKLIKFYDETLGFCPNSVKTMFHRPAIAHAFIELNKAVMQNQGRVSSSLKRLIAYISSYAAGCRYCQAHAIRAAERYGAEKEKLVNIWDYKTHPAFNDAERAALDFALAASTVPNSVDDTIAENLRKYWDEGEIVEITGVVALFGFLNRWNDSMATTLEDPAIESGNAYLSVKGWAPGKHQR, from the coding sequence ATGAAAAAACCTCTTGTCAATCCTGTAATTGGAGAAAATGACCCCGAATTTCAAAAATTAATAAAATTTTATGATGAAACTTTGGGCTTCTGCCCAAATAGTGTGAAAACAATGTTTCACCGTCCTGCAATTGCACATGCTTTTATAGAGCTCAACAAAGCGGTGATGCAAAATCAAGGCAGAGTCAGCTCCTCATTAAAAAGGTTGATCGCATACATCAGCAGTTATGCAGCCGGATGTCGCTACTGTCAGGCACATGCCATCAGGGCAGCCGAACGTTATGGTGCCGAAAAAGAAAAACTGGTCAATATCTGGGATTATAAAACTCACCCCGCATTTAATGACGCAGAACGTGCAGCATTGGATTTTGCCTTGGCTGCATCCACTGTGCCCAATTCTGTAGATGATACCATTGCCGAAAATTTACGTAAATATTGGGACGAAGGAGAGATTGTAGAAATTACCGGCGTGGTGGCTTTATTTGGCTTTTTAAACCGATGGAACGACAGTATGGCCACCACACTGGAAGATCCGGCCATCGAAAGTGGAAATGCTTATCTATCGGTCAAAGGATGGGCTCCCGGTAAACATCAAAGATAA
- a CDS encoding ferrous iron transport protein B: MTRETHNNQGNFGKIYLIGNPNTGKTTLFNNLTGLNQKTGNYPGVTVEKKTGYIKLPGGHQIEIVDLPGIYNINGFSPEEKIVRKELENASSDDLILIVVDASYLYKGLIIATQIIDLGKPCALVINMMDILERSQAGIDLKLLSKLLNGVPVFPLNARINKGTGKIIEFLNSPDNFKNYKPVLHKDVIGENADLFTKRVEKVRNIVSQVLIQPGELKDTLITRKIDNILTHPVWGVLIFLFVLFLIFQSIFTLAEAPMEWIEYGFATLSGLIENILPDGVLRNLLIDGVMAGLSGIAVFLPQIVMLFLFIGILEEIGYMSRISFLMDRIFRPFGLNGKAIIPLMGGMACAVPSIMGTRLIENTRERLITIFIIPLISCSARLPIYTLLISLLQEQNTSTVLNTKGVLLFGIYLLGFISALILAKILSITFNNKQPSGFVMEMPLYKTPQWRNIFTDVWIKSRSFLFDAGKIIMAFSIIIWTLSAYGPSDDLLPQKKNHIDHSYLGIMGKKIEPALRPLGYDWKIGVGILSSFAAREIFVGTVSTLYSVDQSENSYLLKEKLKAARHEDGSAVFTLPAIISLLIFYAYAMQCMATIAIVKKETNSWRWPLLQFLLFTSIAYFAALISYQLMT, encoded by the coding sequence TTGACCCGAGAAACACATAATAATCAAGGCAACTTTGGCAAAATCTATCTTATTGGCAACCCCAACACGGGTAAAACCACACTGTTTAACAATCTGACCGGACTTAATCAAAAAACCGGGAATTACCCCGGCGTTACGGTGGAAAAAAAAACCGGTTATATCAAATTACCCGGCGGACATCAAATAGAAATAGTCGACCTGCCGGGAATATACAACATAAATGGTTTTTCACCGGAAGAAAAAATAGTCAGAAAAGAATTGGAAAATGCCTCTTCCGACGATTTGATTTTGATAGTGGTCGACGCGTCATATCTATACAAAGGACTGATCATCGCCACACAAATCATTGACTTGGGCAAACCATGCGCTCTCGTAATCAACATGATGGATATACTCGAGAGAAGTCAAGCCGGTATCGATCTCAAACTGCTTTCGAAACTTTTGAACGGAGTGCCGGTTTTTCCTTTGAATGCAAGAATCAACAAAGGTACCGGAAAAATCATCGAATTTTTGAATTCGCCGGACAATTTCAAAAATTATAAACCCGTCCTCCACAAAGATGTTATAGGTGAAAATGCAGATTTATTTACAAAACGCGTGGAAAAGGTTCGCAATATCGTTTCTCAGGTTTTGATTCAACCTGGAGAGCTAAAAGATACACTCATTACACGTAAAATTGACAATATTTTAACCCATCCTGTATGGGGTGTTTTGATTTTTCTGTTTGTACTTTTTTTGATTTTTCAATCCATTTTCACCCTGGCCGAAGCTCCCATGGAATGGATTGAATATGGTTTTGCCACATTGTCAGGTTTGATTGAAAATATTCTTCCTGATGGTGTGCTTCGCAATCTTTTGATCGACGGTGTAATGGCCGGATTAAGTGGAATTGCAGTTTTTTTGCCGCAAATTGTCATGTTGTTTCTATTTATTGGCATCTTGGAAGAGATTGGTTATATGTCAAGAATTAGTTTTTTGATGGACCGTATCTTTCGCCCGTTTGGTTTGAACGGTAAAGCCATTATTCCTCTGATGGGAGGCATGGCATGTGCCGTCCCTTCCATAATGGGCACACGGCTTATCGAAAATACAAGAGAACGTTTGATCACCATTTTTATTATTCCACTAATCTCCTGCTCTGCACGCCTGCCTATCTACACTTTATTAATTTCCCTGCTACAAGAACAAAATACATCAACGGTTTTGAATACAAAAGGCGTGTTGTTGTTTGGTATTTACCTTTTAGGATTTATTTCTGCCTTGATTCTTGCCAAAATTCTTTCCATCACGTTTAATAACAAACAACCTTCGGGATTTGTCATGGAAATGCCTCTATACAAAACACCTCAATGGAGAAACATTTTTACGGATGTTTGGATTAAATCCCGTTCTTTTTTGTTTGATGCAGGAAAAATAATAATGGCCTTCAGCATCATCATTTGGACATTGTCGGCCTATGGACCCTCGGATGATTTACTGCCCCAAAAAAAGAATCATATCGACCACTCTTATCTCGGCATCATGGGTAAAAAAATCGAACCGGCTTTGCGTCCTCTTGGTTATGACTGGAAAATAGGTGTAGGCATACTCAGCTCATTTGCTGCAAGGGAAATTTTTGTTGGAACGGTATCTACTCTTTACAGCGTTGACCAATCTGAAAATTCTTACCTTTTGAAAGAAAAACTCAAAGCCGCAAGACATGAAGACGGCTCTGCCGTTTTTACGCTTCCTGCCATCATTTCCCTATTGATATTTTATGCGTATGCGATGCAATGTATGGCAACAATAGCCATCGTGAAAAAAGAAACGAATAGTTGGCGCTGGCCTTTGTTACAATTTTTATTATTCACATCCATTGCCTATTTTGCAGCTTTGATTAGTTACCAACTGATGACATGA
- a CDS encoding polyprenyl synthetase yields MALFESYFKNALKSHVPLLDTIMHYIVKRKGKQLRPMLVFLSARMHGDVNQSTYIAASLIELLHTATLVHDDVVDESYYRRGFFSINALWKNKIAVLVGDYLLSKGLLLSLENKEYDMLQILSGAVKMMSEGELLQLEKARRLDITEEIYYQIIEQKTAALIAACCAAGTLSVTKDQYVVSQMYQLGKDIGMAFQIKDDLFDYDESAETGKPHAIDIKERKMTLPLIFTLQNCDNKTKKQIMRIVKNNENDKDKVQFVVNQVIKCGGIAYAENKMNEYKQKALEILKSMPRNPAAESMEMLIEYVTIRKN; encoded by the coding sequence ATGGCGCTTTTCGAAAGTTATTTTAAGAATGCTTTGAAAAGCCATGTACCATTGCTCGATACCATCATGCACTACATTGTAAAACGAAAAGGCAAACAACTACGTCCGATGCTTGTTTTCTTAAGTGCCAGAATGCACGGCGATGTCAATCAAAGCACGTATATTGCCGCTTCATTGATCGAACTTTTGCACACAGCCACACTTGTGCATGATGATGTAGTAGACGAATCGTATTACCGCAGGGGTTTTTTCTCGATCAATGCTTTATGGAAAAACAAAATCGCCGTCCTGGTTGGCGATTATCTCCTCTCCAAAGGACTTTTATTGTCGTTGGAAAACAAAGAATACGACATGTTGCAAATATTGTCCGGAGCTGTCAAAATGATGAGCGAAGGGGAGTTATTGCAACTTGAAAAGGCACGTCGTCTCGACATTACAGAAGAAATCTACTATCAAATAATCGAACAAAAAACGGCGGCACTCATTGCTGCATGTTGTGCCGCCGGTACATTGTCCGTTACCAAAGACCAATACGTCGTCTCTCAAATGTATCAATTGGGAAAAGACATTGGCATGGCTTTTCAAATCAAAGACGACTTGTTTGACTATGACGAATCAGCCGAAACCGGCAAACCTCACGCCATTGATATTAAAGAAAGGAAAATGACTCTCCCTTTGATTTTCACTCTGCAAAATTGTGACAACAAAACAAAAAAACAAATCATGCGCATCGTCAAAAACAATGAAAACGATAAAGACAAAGTACAGTTTGTTGTGAATCAAGTGATTAAATGCGGGGGCATTGCCTATGCCGAAAACAAAATGAACGAATACAAACAAAAAGCCCTTGAAATTTTAAAATCAATGCCACGCAATCCTGCTGCCGAATCAATGGAAATGCTTATTGAATACGTCACCATCAGAAAAAATTAA